CCCGTAGTTAGGCTATTCTCCACTGTATTATTCTAACAATTACTGAATGGTTTGGTTAAAAGCAACTTTTTTTCATACCTAAAtctgtttcttctttttgtgAACTTTGCTTTCTTCTAGATGAATCAAGGAACAACTTCTtattatatatgtgtgtgtgtgtttgtcaAAGGGCGGTGCAGATCATCAGGAATAAGAAACTAAGGTTGCATAGGGGAAGTTCCAAGTGTTGAAGGAACTGGTCTTCTTATGCTGCAACAGGAAGCAGTAAAAAGCAAAAATTATTACCAATGGATTTGCTTTTATCTATAATACCTGCAGCTTCTCTGAACATTGTCCTAGTTTATCTAAACAACTGCAATCTAGTAAAGATCACGGGACTAGCTCTTAGGCTAGAATATCTATTTTAAACTGAAAACAAAGAAGCTTCCACTTTAGGCTCCTTGTTACTGCCACAAAAGAAGTCTTTCTTCCACATGAATAGCTATTTCTTTGCACAGAGAAACGAATTTTAGACAGGAGACTTGTATTTCTTTAGGCAAAAGTTTTTATGAGTGGAAATCAAGTTGGCTTACCAAATGCTATAAAGCGAGAATGGAGCCAGAGACAGCCTCGATTGGCCAGTTTGAAAGAGGGATATTTTTTTCCCATAAAAGATTGAATCTTGAAGCCCTGGGGCACAAGGCATACTGTGTAACATTTATATAATGAGTTGGGTTCAGCAGCAACCCTTTTTTTCTGCATATGTTTGTCAATAGCTATTGTTTTGATATAATTGAACTAAGTTAATATGTATAGTACTAGTTTAAGGATGGCCTCTCATGCAGACATCATTAGAATAGGTGAAACCACTGACTAGAAACATAAATTATTTGTAGGACATATTATTCAAGAGTTAAAGAACATCAAATTCTAGTTGCTTAATAATGGTGCATCATGCTTTCCATTTGTTAATTCCCATATGTGCTGTAACTCCCCCTTACAAATAACACTATGTATCTCTTTCCAGCAGCAAGGAAAACCTTGCACTAGTTTGTTAATATTGCCCAAAGTGAAATAGAGACTTGATGATAATGTTATCATTTTAGATCAGTAATTTTTGACATTAAGTTATgtacttttttttaattggttGCCTTCAAAGTAAATTTTCTACAGAAAGATGGAACACCTTTGGTCAATTTATGGGCTGCCTCATTTGTCAAACAACCAGAAAAGAATATTGAAATTTCCAAATCAATAAAAGTCCTAATCACGACCAAGGCTATGATTTGTCAAAATTACAACTTGAACATAGGAATAAATGTTAATGCATCAGTGATTAGACCATATGATACCTAGTGAAATTTTAACATACTTTATTCATATGTTCTTATCAGTTAGACTGGTAAACTCGATTTCTAATTCCTAATGGTCCCGCAAAGTTTGTGAGAGAATTTTGACAATATTGAATATCCTGAATGGCGGCATCCTTTCTTATGTTTCCATACTGTGGATTGTCCCTCTCCCTCCCTCCAAAAGCTTCGGGTCAAAGGCAAAGAGTGGTTGATTTCTTTTTAACTTGAAAACTGACACAAAGgcagaattaaaaaaaaaatgtcacgaaggaacacacacacatacacttAAATTCACACATATTTGGTACATGTTAGACATGGTTTTCAATACAAGCATTCCATCCTTTGAGATGAATTCAGGAACTATACCTCCACTTTAAGGTCTTCTGGTCCACTCTCGTGCTAGAAAAGAATGGATTGGGAGGcttatcccttttgtttctgTTGGGGGGAGGGGGGCTGGTAGAGTTTGTAAGTTGGATGTAATTGTCCAAAAAAATTTCTTCTGGTATGAAGAAACAAAATCTTCTCTTTTCCCATAACATTTATAAAAAATTAGAAGGACCTCAAGCTCAAAGTTTTACTTAAACTTGCTATATAACTGCATTAAGAACAAGAAGGGCCAAGGTTCATATCAGCTCCAACGTTATTTTCCTGAACTATAATCAAATCTAGACAAAGTAGTGAACTAGTGATTACATTATGTTGCCAACAGTAGTGAAACTCAGAAGGTCTATTTTAAGAAATGAAGGTAGTGACTGCATTATATTGCCAAAACTATGCTGAATGTGGCCTAATGTACTTGATGTAAGACACCCCTGACATTGTTATGGATATGCAGAAGAAGATGAGTCGTTTTCTTCCAACTGATTTTGCATATGGCTTTGTCTTAAAGTTGACTGCTTTCAACTTAGCCAGGTCTGTTGCAGTTTGCATTGTTTGACCAGTATCATGGCAGCTATGCTATTTGTGAACATAAAAAATTCTTATGAATCCAATGAAAGTGGAATAGAATTTTTCATGATTCTTTACTTAATCGCTTTTATATATGGGGATTGGCTTTAGGTCAGTTTGCCACTTGTTAATTTGAATAGCAGTGTGTTAACTTATGCAATTGGAATGATCTTCGGGGAAACAGACattttagtgaaaaaaaaaaaagaggaaaacctTAGAAACCAACGTAGCAATATGTCCACTGAATAGAGTTACAATAATCATCCCCTTGTTTTATTCTTTGGAAATGAAAGTGCTTAGACATTTTGAGGGTATTAAAATGAGCTGATCATAAATTTTGTCATCCTACACTATATACTTCTCTTCTGTAGCAGTGAAATGCTAATCAAGAGTATCCTCAGTTTTATCTTATATGGGCTATAAAGAATATTTTAATTTCATGCATAAGCTGCAGGGTGCGTTGTGTCAGagttagggctgcaaacgaatcgagtcgagtcgagttttggtctAATGGAGCCGAGCCTTGACTTAGTTTTATtgaactcgaattcgagctcgagttcgacgaGCTGACAATTTAAAACTTAAACTCGAgttcgaaaaaataaaaataattattttattttaaaaaaataaataaaataatatttttttcttaataaataataaatattaaggctatatatgtaattttactattaaaataatatatatatatatatatatatatatatatatatatatatatatataccctcgcgagctaacgagcttaataactcgagctcggctcgctAGCGGTTCGATTCATTTGCAGCTTTGGTCAAAGCCAGTTTTAACCTTTTAGGTCCTTGACACTAGAGTGGTcttctaattttattttttccaaattttgtaTAGCAATTGAAGTCCATTTTTTATGATCCTTCGGATTTTATGATGAATGGTCTAAACTATACGGGATACAGGAAAAGCAAGAAGCGTACATTTTGACTACCTTCTCCTACAAAAGCCTTTAAGTTCAGCAGTTCTATAACAGAGCGGTAaattagaattaaaaaaaaaaaaatcaaacaaggACAGTTTATAATTCTGGAAACTTCTTGGACCACATTAAAGTCAACAAGAACCAAATCTGAGTACCCCTATTGTAGTCAATAATTGATCTATTTTTTTAGACATGATGTTGGCATAAAGCATGGTTTAATGATCAACATGAAGTGAGTTTAATGTTTAAGATCATTAGCCTATAATCCTTCTCTGTTGTCCATGAATGCATATCGTGCATTAGTCTCTTTTTTCCATGTGCAAGATCAGTTTCCAGCCGACAGACAGCAACAAACTCAATTTGGATAAAATAGTATAGTGTAAACCTTCATTCTTTTTGGCAAGCATTAATAATTGCAGCCACTAAGTACATGAAATTCTATCTTACGTTTTGATATAGGGCCTAAAAGTACATATGCCATACTTACCAAGGATGGTCAAGTAAGCTACTTTTGGAACTTCTATCATTTCATTTCCTTGCTTATATGCTTCAGTGGTCCTCACTTAAAAATGATGCTGGAAATGCTAAATGGTTATCTTCTTCCCATATTTCAAGATCATGAGGTGATTGAACCATCAGAGACTGGACGAAGATTTCTGTATGGGCAGAGATTGATGCAGTTGTTAATTGCTTCAGAGTGAAAACTTGCAAAAAACTTGCAAAATATTTCAGAAAGGCTTACAGCACCTTTTGGTAACAGAACTTTGTACAAACGAGAGTATGAATTCAAAAGAACCATTATATAGATAGAAAAAAACATATTCGCATTCCTTCTAAAACAGAAAAGAACTCGATCAAGCTGCAAAATTCGTTCCTTCTTTACCACAGATACTGTGAACCTGCATCAGAAACAGAAAAATCTTATTTCGTTGGACTTTTGTGAAAACTGTATAAAACTAGATCAACAAGCGCAAAATTATGGAATTTTATTGAATCTTGCTATATTAAACAATAGGGAAAATGACCtatttcatccctcacatttcgcaaaaatattcttttcgtccctcacttttaaaatgaagcaaattcatccctgacatttaaaaattaaatctaTTACATCCttgaacctaattttcaatatgaatcaaaccattcaataacccagtaataaattttgaaaatagaattgatagatcattcggtcaacttcatcatattcacatgacatttattaaaccaaaaaaataaaaattataacataaaaggccATTTTTTGTCTTGAaatagtagagttttttttttgataaatcttttcatgcacCGTTAGTATATCCGCTTGCGAATCTACatgtgtatcataaatataaaatttggtgtttaaattaaaattaaaatgatatgGCAGTACATAAaactgtcagtgtatacaatgataatgtagaaaagattaatctttctttttaatgttataattttttcttttttctttttaggttcattaaatttcacataaatatcaagttgagttaaccaagtgatctaccaattacacccccaaaatttgtaatcaggttGATTGGTAGTTTGATTCAAATTGAAATTTGGGTTCAAGGATGtaataatttcagtttttaaatgtcaaggatgaaattgcttcattttaaaagtgagggacgaaaagaaaatttttgtgaaatgtaaagGATGAAACCGATCATTTTCCCTAAACAATAATGTTCTTAAAGCATTTTTCCTCGCAAGTCAAACAGATGGAGCTATTTGTTGTTTATTTgtgtctttttccttttctcctgaCATGTTTAGGCAGATATTGGCTGAATCTATTGTTTGTTTCCACTCTTGTCATTGTAATATTTAACCTCATCAAGCGCACACTTAGGATGACTTAAGATGTATTATTACACACTAAAGAGGACTGTCACAAATTATTTAATGAAAGCAATGTTTCCCTTCCCAACCTAAAGTGCTTTTCCATGGTAGTTTTGAATTCATAGTGGTACCCTCAAAGTTGTTAAAAAGTATTGAGAGAAATGTTGAATGAAATtgccatttcttttttccaagTTCCTTGGCATTGAATTCAATTTGGAATGGTGGTTGGCGTTTTTCAGACAGAAAACTTGCTCACACTGGTGCAAACAAGCAAACAATCTCTAGTTAGGCTAATCTCCAGAAATGCAGTATGAATTGGTCAAAGACTACACCCTTTTCATACTTATACATGTTTCTTTTCTCATAAGTTATTCTTTCTTCTAGATGAATCAAAGAACAGTACCCTTTTTCCAAAGGACGGTGGTAAGATTTTCTCATTAGAAAAAGAAACTTCGGTGGCAGAGCAGATGGTCCAGGGAAGGAGGCAGCTGGTTTTCTAATGCTCCAACAGGAAGCAATATCatggaaattttggtttgattagcGGTTTGATGTTCTTCTTAAGCAAGCAGCTTCTGGAACATTATCCAAGTAAAACTGGAATAGCTTTAATGTTAGGCTAAATTGCAGGAAGAGATAGCAGCCTCATGCCTGACTAACATGTTACCTTCTGAGCTTTCCACTGCAAGAAGTTCTTCTATAACCCGAATTTGAAGAATAACTTACTTAATGAGAAGCATCCAATTTTGACAAGCAAAAACTTCAGGCAACTGCTAGATTGGTTGTCAAACAGTGAAAGTCGAAATAGCCAAGAAACTGAAAGCACAAATTGCTTCATCTGCTTCTACTACTCATTTTCTTTGCAAAATGGTATGCAGATATTTTGTGAAAAATCTTTAATTCAGACGTGGAAACCAAGTTGGCTTTTTAAGAAGTGCAAATCTAGATTGAAGCCACAGGCATACTCCATTGGCTAAGTTAAAAAGAAAACTTTATCATAGATATACAATATCTTGAACCACTAGGGCTCAAGCATTTGTATTGATCAGTAACCCCATTTTCTTCATATCTTTTGTCCATAACTGCTATCTTCTATACTTCAGCTAATTTGGCTTTTATATTATAAGTCTAAAGATGGACCCTTGTTAAGAACAATAACTAGAAATAAAGGAGATAAACTCTGTTTTAGATCAATAATCAAGAATTAAGAATATCTAACTCGAAATGCCTAACAATGGTGGGGCGCCACTTGCTTTGCACTAGCTCATTTCCATCTTTTCTTGAGTTCGTCCAAGAACTGGACAAGTTTATCTTTAACTTTTGCCCCAAAAAGGCATAGAGATGTCATTTGCAACATAGTGGAATTGTCACAATAATGTACAGCATATTAGCTGTGATTTTCAAGAAATCCGTACAGTACTTCGTCAAGATTGTTCCCCAACTTTATGCAGAAGCTCATAAAATCCTACCAATCTTGACTTAtcaattgagttttttttttttaacgactGTATGTAAAGTAGATCCACTatagaaagaaaaagcaagtaCAGATGATTTTTTAGATGAGTTTAGTTTGCAGAATTTCCAGAAAAGACTACTgaatcaagaaatttcaaatcACTTGGAGACCTACTAGTTACAACCAGATTACACTTTTAACCTGTATGACAAGAATCTCAAGAAAACCACAATCTACCCTCACATATCTCCCGTGTCCTATGTTTTAGTACAGAAAACCATTGAGCACTAAACAAAGTAATCCGCAAAACCAGAATTCCAAAATGTCGAAAACAAACTTCAGAAGTATAGAGGCTTCTATTTTTCCTCTCTTCTATGCACACCCGAAAAAAACTTTAACTATACATGATATAAATATTGACgaaacagaaaacaaaactgAACACTGAAACAAAAAGAGTTCAGTGCCTCTTCAATACTGAGACCTCAGATACTTTTTAAAACGAGAATGGAGAGATGTTTCCTGCTCTTTGAATAGGAGATGTGTCCTCTGTTCCACCAGAGGACTTGGGAATCCACCAAACTCTGAGACTTTTGTCAAGGCTTCCGCTATAGAGCATGAATCCACCTCCCACACATCTTGGTGATGCCTGCAAACACTTGACTGGACCTTCATGGCCTTTAATGACCCCAAATCTGAATAATCCTCCATTAATCTCTCTTTTCCAAATGCTAATACTTCTATCTGCTGATCCACAACACAGAAATTCTCCCATTAAACACATACACAAAACAGCCATCTCATGTGCTTTCACCTCACAAATGACCCTCCAACTATCAAAAAGTTTGTTTCCCAACCACCCTAATACATATCCATCCGAGCCACCTCCATAAACCAAGCTTCCATCTTCAGATACAGCCACAGAATTCACTGAAACATCTTTATGGCCCTCCAAAATCCCTTTAAGTGAATGTGTGctctttccttccttttcccAAGCCTTGATTTTCCCATCTGCAGATGCTGAATATATGATTCTCTTGCTCGAAACCAATCCGTTTATCGCATCGTCATGAGCTTTAATTGATTCCAAACACTTGAAATCTGATATCCTCCAAACTTTAAGAGTCTTATCCCATGAACCAGAATATATTAGCCCATTATGCACTGCCAAGCAAGAAATACTATCGGCATGCTCAATCCATAATCGCTTGTGATGCCGCCTAATTTGAACATAATTACTCTGCTTCATGAACTTCCCCAAGTAGTCCTTAGTAGTAGGAAGAGTATCAACAAGCCTAAATATATTCTCAGAGCTTCTTGAAACTTTCCAAACTCTAATTCTACTATCTTGATGCGCAGTAAAGACCTTGTTCCCAATACTAGCAAGGGCCTTAACTGACCCATCGCCTTGTCCAAACTTCGTAAATTGCCTTAAATCAGGCTGTTGCCAGACTATAATATCCTTGCCTTGTGAACCACTGAGGATGAATTCTCCACACAAGGCTAAGCAAGAGACTGATCCAATGTGGCCTGAAAGAACAGCCAATGATTTATACGAATAAAAACCAGCGGTGGGATTGCTAGGAATCTTGAACTTAAGATTTTGAAACTCAAACCTGTCTGATGTCGCGGGGCTTTCATCAGTTTCACTACTGGTGCAACTGCTGCTTGTGGCAGCATATAACAATGGGGTTGATGGTTTTGTCTGCAATATAGAAGGATCCATGGAATTAAACAGCGCTTTCATGCTAAATCGAATAAAGGGTTGTGTCTAAAATCTTGAAAAAAGAGAC
This portion of the Coffea arabica cultivar ET-39 chromosome 2e, Coffea Arabica ET-39 HiFi, whole genome shotgun sequence genome encodes:
- the LOC113732461 gene encoding protein JINGUBANG-like, encoding MKALFNSMDPSILQTKPSTPLLYAATSSSCTSSETDESPATSDRFEFQNLKFKIPSNPTAGFYSYKSLAVLSGHIGSVSCLALCGEFILSGSQGKDIIVWQQPDLRQFTKFGQGDGSVKALASIGNKVFTAHQDSRIRVWKVSRSSENIFRLVDTLPTTKDYLGKFMKQSNYVQIRRHHKRLWIEHADSISCLAVHNGLIYSGSWDKTLKVWRISDFKCLESIKAHDDAINGLVSSKRIIYSASADGKIKAWEKEGKSTHSLKGILEGHKDVSVNSVAVSEDGSLVYGGGSDGYVLGWLGNKLFDSWRVICEVKAHEMAVLCMCLMGEFLCCGSADRSISIWKREINGGLFRFGVIKGHEGPVKCLQASPRCVGGGFMLYSGSLDKSLRVWWIPKSSGGTEDTSPIQRAGNISPFSF